Within Astyanax mexicanus isolate ESR-SI-001 chromosome 2, AstMex3_surface, whole genome shotgun sequence, the genomic segment caataattaaatactTATACAGGCACACATTTTTTCTGTTATGAGTGCATTTTGTTATTGAGTCTTTGAGACATTGTGTTGCTGTTCAACAGGCGCAAGCGTGGTGAAAAAGGAGAGGTGGTGGAGACTATTGAGGATGTTATTGTGCGCAGGCTGACTACTGAGAGGATTGATGAGCTCAAGAAGCTCCTCAAAGACACTCAGGAGAAATACAGGTGCCCTGGCTGACCTTTCAGTATTGTTGATTAAACCCTaaacacagcattaaaaaaaaaaaacttacactgtgaatttattgtattttgcatTGTCAGTTCAGATCCTTAgtttctcttgtcttgtcttcttttcttatttgcagaaaactgaAGAAGGAAGTAGATTTGATTCAGGCAGGTCACATGGACTCCAAACTGGAGGAGTTATGGGGGGATATTGAACAGTAAGACTGTCCTTTTATATTATACTGTCTCACTGCATAATGTTTTTTGGTATTTAGCAATAATTGTAACCTGCATGTTTTGGGTGTTATTGAGCTGATCTAATTGAATAATGAGATTGAACCGAAACATGAATGCaaagtgcttttttttgtattgatgCTATGTGAACACTGTACGTCTGACAGAAAGAAGAAGCAGGAGGAGGATGAGGCTGAGCAGAAGAGGAGAGCAACAGAGGCGGCCTATCAGGGTAGGTGCTGTGCATATGTAAAAcacataatttaaatgtttttcatcATTTAAATAAGGCTTTACAAACAATAATGATAAAGCTATGTAAAATTGCTCATGGAGCTAAATAAAATATAGATGTAATaattataacataacataataatgtaacataatataatgcTTATCTTAACACAGATAAGACAAGATGTAATACAACAGggttcatatggtcatgaaaatcctggaaaagtcatgacatttgaaaatagcaatttcctggcctggataagttttggaaaaataaaaatatccagaaagttttggtaaaatcaaggaaatttGCTGTCTACAAGTGTTTGTTTCTATTTATTGACTGAGATAAGCTATTTTGGGCTAAcacatacatcagctcagagttatttGTAGCCCTagacaatggagctctcagaatcTCAGGacatgcattttattattaaagattgtgtgtcagcattgcttaaagattttttttttatcattatagttttagttgttttttagttttattgtccatgtctgcactgatgtttaaaaGATTGTATAATCATGTAAAGTCATgttaaaagtcatgaaaaaacatgatacaaatagTACACAAAACAGTGCACACACATTAAAGTAATACGAATATGTTTTCCTTACATTAAGTAAAGCATGCCATTATTTGTCTCTACAGCACGTCAGGCAGCTAAAAACACACCAAAGAGGCTCCCAAGTGTCACTGTCCGGTCTCCACTAGGGGCCAGTTCACCCAGCATGGACCTTCCACTTCCTGATACCCCTCAGCCTTTAACAGAGGAGTCCTGTCCCAGTCCTTTGGTAAGTAAACTGATTATTAATCTTACTTTTGATCAGTAATAATTCTGAATAGAACACACAGCCAAGAAAATTATTGTATACTCGGTCATGTCAGATcatttacacttacatttttaCTAAGCCAATTATTTTTCATATACAGTTTTCATGTGTGTTATAAATACAGTTTTGGAAGGAACTCTGCAGACTATATTAGAGGTATATTTAGGATCATGTAAACCCCCACACCACAACAAATAAACACCAATATTCAAcagtatttaaaacattaaaaaaatagtaatagtaagTATTTTCAAACtaacaaattaaatgtaatttaaattaaaccataaagtaataaaataaaacctttttttggtGACAGACTCAAggagtgaccgtgtttgtgccgATGTCTGAGCCAGCTGGGCCAGGACCTAAAGAGGGAAGCCTGGGTGCTGTTGTAGAAGAATCCCCTCAAAAAAAGCTCCTTAATCAGAAGGCCACACCACCGCCCTCCCCTTTACTGTCTGAACTGCTGAAGAAAGGCAATCTCCTATCTGCTAGCCCCAGACTGGTAAGTACAGGGGCAGATGGGGGAGGTGGAAGGAAAGGGGAAGAAGACAAAATGCACTGTGATATATATGTAAACTTAatgtattgaaatatatattgcTTTAGGGTAGTGCAGTATGGCACAGTACAGCTACTAATCCGAATCCCAAACTCATTAGAGCTTTCAAATAGCTTAGTCATCTTATTAACTACTCAGTACATGCCAAATGTAATCACTGTCATTTAGCCAAATAGCTTTTGTACAAGAGTACATGCATGTGCTTATTTATAGCAACAATTTTGTATAGATTAGATAACCTCTATAGTATATTGATTAATACATTACCTCTGCATTGTGATTGTGTATTGTATTGCCAGTAtgaatttttaatgaattttgcACAGACTAATTTTACTGTTGTTGAATTGCCACTTTGGGTTAGGTATTAGCTACATAGCACGTAGttatataaaacaaattaaaaagccTAACATTGGTGTAACCATTGTAACAGTAAAATATGATATTATTTAATATAGACCTAAAAGCCGATTTAATACAGCTTTAAATTAACTTGGATGCTTATTTACAGTCACAGCAGTTTTTCTAAAATGTGAGATCAGGAATATGTGGTTGTGCCGTGTCATACCTGCCACATATCATCTAGTGAAAAAGTGCTATCATTCATAAGTTAAGTCTTTTTGCAACAAGCTGATTCATGCATTCTCTATTTTAAGCATTCTGTATGCATtctgtctcttaatattattagtatttagGGTCATTTTCCAAGAAACGAATTAAGCCTTGACCTGGACTACATTTCCCTTTCAGTTGTACATTTCAATACAGAATACAGTGTAATcaaggactaggcttaatctacGTTTAAAAGCAGTcagatttttaaaactatttcaaCAGTCATGCTGCCATATTTCTTCTAACCTGGGCACAAGTGATATTCCATCCCTTTCACGCATAATATTTgccatttttcttttgctttcagTTTTTACAAGTGGAGGCATTTTTGGCAAAGCAAAAGCATGATGTAAGCTCTTACTGTCTGGAGTTACACGTGCAAATTGATCCTTTACCTTAGCATGTCAGTGATGATAAATAACCACAAACACTTGTGCTTAGAAATAAAGATGGCATGTCAGACTCCGACAGTGAGAGTTGTTGATGTGTTTTCAGGTGGTGGAGGGAGAGGCTGCTGTGGCTCTCAGTAACGGTGCTCATGGGGTGGAGGTTCACACCTCCTCGACTGGTCTTCCATCTGGTCATGAAGTATCTGCAGGTAAATGCCTAGATCTGGGTATTTATATTGCTGCATTCAACAGTCTGTATATTCCAAATGTGTTTTAAAAGGTGCATGTTCATGGAAGTTAGAAATGAAAAGATTACATAGAACAATGAAATAGACTCGTGCAGTAAGTACAAAAAACAGCTCTCATGTGATGCCCCAGccaaaaaacaaatttgatcCATGATTATCTATTCAGCCTGCACACAGAACTTAGGTCTTCTAAATATGTGCTTCTTTCTTCTCagatcttttttgtaatttgccTTTTTAAGGGGTATGAGAATTTTAGTGTGTTTGTGCAATAAAAtgtcatgatttcttttttagtTTGTCTTCGTAATACATCTCAAACCAGTCCTTCCCAAGTTGGCCTATATATTTGCTGAGGACCGGTTTGACAACCACTGATGTGATTCCAAAATAGACCACTGAATGCTGTGTGTCATTCTATAGCCCTCAGTATGCCCGTGTTTGTCACTCTGGAtctaaccttgttttttttttttttttaaatgcagaaatTATTGGAGACATTGTTTCTCTGGTGAATAATTTAATATGTTCAGAAacctatatttgtgtttttttttctaaacatgaCTAGATCTTTTTGAATTATGCTTCATTTGTTTAAGAGTCaaattttaaagcagcactaggtaggatttccttgatatTTGATctttttatagaaataaaattacagcttgaaactcactgcagccctgcattgaggtgtaatatgaGGAATAGTGGTGTCCTtgtgtctgtgccagagctcctctgagctcaaaccagactctgtaagttttccgaggcggccgtgaccaacactcacgagaactgcgacctgctttacgacctttagttctaacagttctataaggactactggttcattctttacaaaataacatacagacactctgacagaagctggaaaaagaccgaatatgtctgtgaaagccagaaaacgagaaagagaaactaatccgcctgaaacatttattatgctctacaactgtagggggagcccgcaagtacaaaatctcaatcctacctagtgaagCTTTAAGTATTGCTACATGTAAGTTAATGCTACTTTCATACTGAGTTGACTTCAGTAGACATTAGTACGATCAGCTCACGTCACACTCATAGACCAGctaaccatcaaactcaaattaAATCATATGCTCTCCTGTACAAGATATGTTTAGCTAGTTTACTTACCAACATGGAGCATGTTTTTACCTGGATGAGCAGCTTTTCAACCACATTAATAATTGGGGAACAGCTTGCATCATAATctgaaaccagttaccagctaaAGCTGGTGTTTGACAAGCCCTACAAGTTGATCTTTACTTGGGCTGCACTACTCACCATGATCAGAACCTTTTACAATATTCGTAATCATTCTTGCAAAAGGATGACAAACCAAAAAGTGATATGCCAGTTTTAGTCTGGTGTAGCGTACCAACATCTAACTGatgtgcattagcattagcatttgctgaCATATAGCTTAATTAGCGTATATATACTCTCAAACattctcgtaattcagaggatccagtgatgtgcAGGAAAAAattgtatgcacacacacaaaaaaacaaaaaaatacataaaagcattttattatttattcatttctgatATTAAAAGTCCCACATATATAAAGACATAAGTCATCTATAAACGGACAACACAAGCTCAGTGGTCTATGGCTTGCTGCTTttaaagtgtgagtgtgtgtttgtagctctatgtatgtgtgtgtgtctccgtgTCAGATGCGCCCACGTTATCCCGTCTGTTGGAGTGCTCACCCACAGTCCAGATGCCAGCCAGCACTGAGCCCCCTAATCCCCCCACTGTAGCCCCCCCTGCTCCAGGACACCACTTTATACCCAGCACAGGTCTTTGCCTCTCCCACTTTTTCCTCATCCACACCCTCCCTATCTCTCTACCTGTCTGTGTCTTTCTgcttgtctttttctctctctctctttctctctctgccaaaAAAGCATGATGACTTTTGCCTAATACTGGTTGGTGGTTTGtacatttaagtttttatttttagatgctttttatatattttaaaccgTGTTTGTTTGCCTGTTTGTCCTCATCCCATTCATCCATTTAGTTGACGTGTTTGTCATCTCTTGTACGTTGTCTCAAATCCATGACATCCATTAAACCAGCCTGATGCCTGGATGGGCTTTTTAACGCATTAACACGGAGCCATGCATCTCAAAGCTGTCTTCTGGGATGTTGCCAAAAACACAGCTTATCATCACCTTCCAGCGTAAACAGTACTGTTCTTTAAGATAAAGACaaattgtgtgtttgtgcgttATGTTAGGAGCATCAGTAGCAGAGTGTTCTGGTCCTGAGACAATGCTGGCGGTGCAGACCGACTCCGAACAGACAGAGGGCCGAGAGGGAGAGCTGGTCGAGGAGAACCTCGTGGCTGTGTCTTACATGGGGGATGAACTGGACCTGGAGACTGTGGGGGATATCATTGCTATTATTGAAGAGAAGGTACTGCATGTGtgctgcaaacaaacaaacaaattcacATAAGTAGACTTCAGATGGTGGCtgtttgcatttttcttttttgtagtgagtttaatagggctgcaacgattagtcgatgatgacgatttttttaatttgtcgactagaaatttaattgtcgactaatccttaatttgtaacagtattgcattacacaaagtgcaggGGACAGAACTGCAATGGGAGATAGATAAATGGCtcactccaaaagtgcccaaacacaccaGATTACCAGATTTTTAACCAccaaatatcagtaatttccagtAATTTCCTTTTTAACAacctctagacatttaaatgccttttttaaatctcatgttcagctgtttctatagttTTATCATTCTATcatagagatggaggacatggcagaaataatcgttgactaattgaaaaaataatcactGGATAAGCCGCCTACCAAAATAATCAGTAGTTGCAGCCCCTACACTTTAATGTACTAAACTGTCACATTAATGCTTTTGGTTTGCTAGAAGCTGGTTAAAAGTGCACATAAATTAACCCTGCTAGGAGGTAGAGGTAGAAAATCAGAATATATATCTTAAGCCAAATGTCTTATTAAGCTCCGAGTGCCATTTGTGCATCCAGAAACAATATGTGCAGTTTAATTAACAATAATACAgtgtatatgtaatgtaatgtaatgtaatttaaaatgtaatgtatataaaATTCCAACCGATCCTGTGGATGGTCCAATACGGATACATTGTTTTTCAAAGCTTGCTTTTGATATTCTGTAGGCTAATTCCAAATCTCATCTGAAAAATGGCTCAGCACTGCTCTCCTAGATATTTGGAGGATGTTCTTGTGTGGCACAGAGATTTTCACCATTAATATATTGACCACCACTTGTTCTGCCCAGTGATGGCCATAAAAATAGAAAGCAAATGACTGTAAAGATGATTCTGCTAAAAGCAAGTAGCCTacataatattaatctacatcgTCTTCATGTAACTGTATTGAGTTTAAGCtcaaattactttaaaattacTATTTTTCCTACCAAAATGTTGTAATTGCATCCAACTTTTGTGAAACGTTTGGATGGAAATGCCCAGCggtaaacttttattattctaatttttgcAACATTTTAGTATAGAGGCTTTGTCAGCTGCATAAACACTAATAAGACTCTAATAAGTGATCCACACAATTTAATCAACAGTTGATTCCTTTATTGTTTGTTACTTCATTTGCTGTGTTTTCTATTTCCTATCAGGTGGATGAATCAGTGGAGGTGTTGGATGCGGCCGCAGTGGAGGCTGCGCTCTCTCTGTGTGAGGAAGCCGTGGCTGGGGGCCATGCTCTTTCTGACCCCTGGGAGCACCAGGCCTTTAAAACAGTCGAGCCAGAGCCTAGCCTAGTTACCCCACAGCCTAGAGTTACTGCTGAGGTCCCGGCAAGTTTGCCCATCCCAGAGCCTCAGGAGGTAGAGCCAGCCATGCCGCTAGAAGACGCTGGGGAATCTGGGACAACCGAGGGGCCGCTTGGTGACTCTGAGCCTGCGGCCCCACCAGAGACGACGGTACAAACGCAGGAGCCTGAACAGCGACCACCtgaagagaaagaaggagagcaaGAAGCAATAAAGGAGGAGGAGCCAACAGCGAACAGAACACCCTGCCCTTCAGTGAAGGCTGAAAGTGAAGAGTGGGCTCAACCTGAGACTGAAACTCCCTGCCTCGACTCGGAGGACAGCTCAGCATCAGGGAGAGAACAGAAGGTAGCTGGATTTTTTGTGTTGTAATATCTTTCCTTTTATTATATTTAGCCTGGAAAACCAGTCCAGTAACATAAGCTATGATGACACCCGCTCACGCATTTCCagcccagaccaaagatgataccggccacagaaatacaagccacagtgatttattttaaacaaatagtaGAATTTTCTTTAGGGATAAGAATGCCTAAAATAACGAACAAAGGATTGACTtacctaccaaaaaaaaaaaagaaacaaaaatacataaatcttccctccctccctaactaacaaaacacaggagaaaataACCACTCCCCCAAAGAAGCATGTCTTGTCCCCTACAGTGCTACATTTGGCTTTTTGTAATGTTTGACGTGTGTTTACAAAAGTACTGTGACAAAACATTAAGGTTAAATAACGTGTTCTACTTCAATTATCTAAACAGCTTGGGTTTTACTCACAAcagcacaaacaataaaataaacagccaggtggtttggtctgggcggcgtggtggttgaatgggtcgggtgtcGCGCTGTACTCCACATCGGCCAGCGCTTTATTGTGATGCAGGATCAGGATCAACTAGTCAGTtcctccctctcacaggtaacctgcaggaTTGATAAAAAGAGTGAGATAGCATAGAAAGAGAAGGcagcaaaaaagaaaacataaacatCTCCCTTTGTAACACTTATCATAGCGGGatcaagtaatgaagtaaaaatctGACTACAGGCATATTGTCGTAGTGTCAAATTTGCATTTCAGGGTTTGTACAGTGATGAAAAAcctagaaaagtcatggaatttgaaaatagcaattttaaggcctggatacgttttggaaaaTTAAGAATACCCAGAAAGTTCATCAGTGAAAATTGGTCtacagttttgttttagtttatcgaGAGAGAAAATCTgttagttcagtaatttagtccTACATAATGGAGCtctctgacacacattttattattgaagattgtatgtcaagatttttttatcagattcattttatgcCAACTATGataaattttgattatagttttagttgatttttggttttattgtccatgtctgcactgacgttttaaaaatcgtatggtcatgagaagtttatttaaaacagtATGAACCCTGGCATTTGGACATAGCCCTAGAATCAGTGTAGTTTTACTGCCTATATCACACTAATTGTCTAGACTTATTCAGATTAAAACCATATATTCCACAGTAAGATAACATCGGACACTTTGTTGTtgaatgtttataaaataatagaGATGAAGTGGGTGCTGATCTATGATATAATTGTTATATTGAGTGACTTCATATCCTTCCTTACAGGTGAAGGAAGAGGATGGAGGGAGTGAAGTGGATGGAGATGAAGGGATGGAGATGAAAGAGTGTGGAGAGGGTCCGTATCTCTCAGAAGTGGACCCTCCAGCCAGTGAGAGTGAGGATGGGTATGGCACCAACTCCCAGCGATACACCACTGCAGACTCCACCGCCAGCAGCCCTGCCTCCTCTCAGTTGTGagtattgtgtgtctgtgtgtatgaagCATTAGaatataaaatcatataaaataatgtttaataaactgCTGAATGATGGTATTttatagtagtgctgggcgatatgggaaataTCATATAttacgatatggaattttttatattacgataacaatatatatcatgatgatataccacatttaagtatgttttcagttattcttcaaaaaatatgacaaaataatcattgcttactttttttccaactttatttcaaagttacattaaaccaaactttcatgagaattactaccttttagtgcagcaatatatatgtatcaaatgaaaaaagatgaggtagatgcagtagctaattttttcaaaagaacaatgcgtctccattgttcagctcccatgagtttaataacgtaaagcatgtcgcaaaccggcgtgtccgtcaaataatgtaaaacagtatcatgtcgcaaaaccacattatgaagcttttttttggcgaagattactttattatcacttatataaaccgagtttatgcgaAGTGACCACGCcaaatacatttcatcgtagcctactttatatatttgcatgaataattgatgaaattactgtagaaacgaggTAAGGTAAgtaggtaagtagcacgatagacactgtTCTAttgtccccacgatatttatcgtcatatcgcacagcactattttatatcttattacatatgcttcattttaattcacacATCTCTGCATCAGTTCCATATGCAGTGAGGATCAAGAGGCTTTGCAGGCTCAAAAGATTTGGAAGAAAGCTATCATGCTGGTGTGGCgggcagcagccaatcacaggcAAGTGTTAATCATTTAGGTCAATGCTGAACAGTTGCAGAAGCCCAGGTTTTAACAGTTTATAATGTAACAGTTTATATTGTGTTGTGCAGGTACGCAAGTGTATTTCTACAGCCTGTGTCTGATGACATCGCTCCTGGGTACCACAGCATTGTCCACAGGTATTTAAATAAATAGCTGAACTCACAAATAtcatgtgtttttatatgttatCTCATAAACTCAGTGGAACCACAGGCTGTACCTGTCTTACCCCCCAATT encodes:
- the brd8b gene encoding bromodomain-containing protein 8 isoform X6 yields the protein MSSGVGKHKMMSLGPTEPWSIREKLCLASSVMRSGDQNWVSVSRAIKPFSESGRPPDWFSQKHCASQYSELLETTEAPKRKRGEKGEVVETIEDVIVRRLTTERIDELKKLLKDTQEKYRKLKKEVDLIQAGHMDSKLEELWGDIEQKKKQEEDEAEQKRRATEAAYQARQAAKNTPKRLPSVTVRSPLGASSPSMDLPLPDTPQPLTEESCPSPLTQGVTVFVPMSEPAGPGPKEGSLGAVVEESPQKKLLNQKATPPPSPLLSELLKKGNLLSASPRLFLQVEAFLAKQKHDVVEGEAAVALSNGAHGVEVHTSSTGLPSGHEVSADAPTLSRLLECSPTVQMPASTEPPNPPTVAPPAPGHHFIPSTGASVAECSGPETMLAVQTDSEQTEGREGELVEENLVAVSYMGDELDLETVGDIIAIIEEKVDESVEVLDAAAVEAALSLCEEAVAGGHALSDPWEHQAFKTVEPEPSLVTPQPRVTAEVPASLPIPEPQEVEPAMPLEDAGESGTTEGPLGDSEPAAPPETTVQTQEPEQRPPEEKEGEQEAIKEEEPTANRTPCPSVKAESEEWAQPETETPCLDSEDSSASGREQKVKEEDGGSEVDGDEGMEMKECGEGPYLSEVDPPASESEDGYGTNSQRYTTADSTASSPASSQFSICSEDQEALQAQKIWKKAIMLVWRAAANHRYASVFLQPVSDDIAPGYHSIVHRPMDLSAIKKNIETGQIRTTAEFQRDIMLMFQNAVMYNSSDHDVYHMALEMQRDVLEQIQQFLATQLIMQTSESGISAKSLRGREANRKQDPNDKDGGTRGRRSAIEADMKMKK
- the brd8b gene encoding bromodomain-containing protein 8 isoform X1 yields the protein MSSGVGKHKMMSLGPTEPWSIREKLCLASSVMRSGDQNWVSVSRAIKPFSESGRPPDWFSQKHCASQYSELLETTEAPKRKRGEKGEVVETIEDVIVRRLTTERIDELKKLLKDTQEKYRKLKKEVDLIQAGHMDSKLEELWGDIEQKKKQEEDEAEQKRRATEAAYQARQAAKNTPKRLPSVTVRSPLGASSPSMDLPLPDTPQPLTEESCPSPLTQGVTVFVPMSEPAGPGPKEGSLGAVVEESPQKKLLNQKATPPPSPLLSELLKKGNLLSASPRLFLQVEAFLAKQKHDVVEGEAAVALSNGAHGVEVHTSSTGLPSGHEVSADAPTLSRLLECSPTVQMPASTEPPNPPTVAPPAPGHHFIPSTGASVAECSGPETMLAVQTDSEQTEGREGELVEENLVAVSYMGDELDLETVGDIIAIIEEKVDESVEVLDAAAVEAALSLCEEAVAGGHALSDPWEHQAFKTVEPEPSLVTPQPRVTAEVPASLPIPEPQEVEPAMPLEDAGESGTTEGPLGDSEPAAPPETTVQTQEPEQRPPEEKEGEQEAIKEEEPTANRTPCPSVKAESEEWAQPETETPCLDSEDSSASGREQKVKEEDGGSEVDGDEGMEMKECGEGPYLSEVDPPASESEDGYGTNSQRYTTADSTASSPASSQFSICSEDQEALQAQKIWKKAIMLVWRAAANHRYASVFLQPVSDDIAPGYHSIVHRPMDLSAIKKNIETGQIRTTAEFQRDIMLMFQNAVMYNSSDHDVYHMALEMQRDVLEQIQQFLATQLIMQTSESGISAKSLRGREANRKQDPNDKTLSPAHKDAHLEPEPAAMPRRKRNNSKQDTMEKDSLPMASPAFLLSLFDGGTRGRRSAIEADMKMKK
- the brd8b gene encoding bromodomain-containing protein 8 isoform X5 translates to MSSGVGKHKMMSLGPTEPWSIREKLCLASSVMRSGDQNWVSVSRAIKPFSESGRPPDWFSQKHCASQYSELLETTEAPKRKRGEKGEVVETIEDVIVRRLTTERIDELKKLLKDTQEKYRKLKKEVDLIQAGHMDSKLEELWGDIEQKKKQEEDEAEQKRRATEAAYQARQAAKNTPKRLPSVTVRSPLGASSPSMDLPLPDTPQPLTEESCPSPLTQGVTVFVPMSEPAGPGPKEGSLGAVVEESPQKKLLNQKATPPPSPLLSELLKKGNLLSASPRLFLQVEAFLAKQKHDVVEGEAAVALSNGAHGVEVHTSSTGLPSGHEVSAGASVAECSGPETMLAVQTDSEQTEGREGELVEENLVAVSYMGDELDLETVGDIIAIIEEKVDESVEVLDAAAVEAALSLCEEAVAGGHALSDPWEHQAFKTVEPEPSLVTPQPRVTAEVPASLPIPEPQEVEPAMPLEDAGESGTTEGPLGDSEPAAPPETTVQTQEPEQRPPEEKEGEQEAIKEEEPTANRTPCPSVKAESEEWAQPETETPCLDSEDSSASGREQKVKEEDGGSEVDGDEGMEMKECGEGPYLSEVDPPASESEDGYGTNSQRYTTADSTASSPASSQFSICSEDQEALQAQKIWKKAIMLVWRAAANHRYASVFLQPVSDDIAPGYHSIVHRPMDLSAIKKNIETGQIRTTAEFQRDIMLMFQNAVMYNSSDHDVYHMALEMQRDVLEQIQQFLATQLIMQTSESGISAKSLRGREANRKQDPNDKTLSPAHKDAHLEPEPAAMPRRKRNNSKQDTMEKDSLPMASPAFLLSLFDGGTRGRRSAIEADMKMKK